The stretch of DNA GTCCGACTTTTCAAATAATATAGGTGGCTCGTTAGTGGAAGAACCCGACAACCTAGAAAGGAAAGCTTCTTCCTTTGAGGTATATCCGGCAAACAAAGGCAAACTCATCCTGGACGCCACCTGCGCCCCGGCAGATATACGCTACCCCACAGACCTATCCTTGCTTAACGAAGCCAGGGAGAAGTTAGATGACATTATCGACATAGTGCATAAGACCCTTGGTAAGCCAGGTAAAAGACCGCGCACTTATCGTTAGATAGCCCGTAAAGCATATCTCAGCGTTGTTCACAACAAGAAACCTGTTAAAGAAAGCTATCCGTAAAGCCGTCGGTAAGCAGCTGCGCTATGTAAGTCGTAACCTGCATGCTATAGACCGCCTGCTTGCTATAGCCGGTGATAATCATGGCCTGGGTCGGAAACATTAGGAAACATTGTGCACCATACGTATGGTCTACGAACAGCAACTCTACATGTATACCCACCGTACCCACAAGATAAATGACCGTATTATCAGCATCAGCCAGCTGCATGTGCGTCCCATTGTTCGGGGTAAAGTCACTGCCGATACCGAGTTCGGTGCCAAAGTCGCCATCAGCATTGTAGACGGCTACGCCTATGTGGAAACGCTGAGTTGGGACGCCTTCAATGAAGGGATAACCTTAAAAGAATCGGTGGAATATTACCGCCAAAAGTACGGGTGCTACCCTGAAGCTGTTCTGGCCGACAAGATCTACCGAAATAGAGAAAACCTGCGCTACTGCGAACAATATAGTATACGACTTAGTGGGCTAAGGCTAGGGAGACCACTTGTTGATAAAGTGCTACAGAAAGAACAGAAACGTTTGGAACGGCAGGACGCTAGCGAACGTAATGCTGTAGAAGGAAAATTCGGCGAAGCCAAGCGACGCTATGGTTTGGCTCGTATTATGGCGCGTTTGAAAGAGACCGCCGAAAGCGTAATCTGTCTACAGTTCCTGGTGATGAACTTGGAGCATAGACTCCGTGTTCTTTTGTTCTATTTTCTGCGATATCTATTTCGGAGTAATCTGGCATTCGGGAGACCATCATTATGGTGTTTTAGTTGAAATTAGGATCGGTTCAGCAAGCCCTAATTATGGTTGCGTAAAGGTTTCAGTAGTTAAGCAACCACCCAATAAAAACGGCAGGTATAGTACTTCTAATTATTCCATATTAATTGCCAATTTTACCATTGGTGCATATTTTCGGCTTATAAAGACCTCTTTTGAAGTGCCTTCGAGTTTAACTAGGTAAGTCTTATTACCCCATGGCAATATTTTCTTAATCTTATTTATATTTACAAGGAAACTCTTATGTATACGTACAAATCCGGATTTACCCAGTTTGAATTCCAGGCTGTTTAAGCTAATGTTCGAATTATAAATGTTATTATTTGTATAAATAGTAACCTTTTTTAATCCTTTCTGCTTCTCAATTAGAAGTATTTCATCTGTATCTAAAAAAATAATTTCACTACCTACCTTTATCGGTAACATATCTTTCTTTTTCGGCATGCACAATTGTCGAAGGCGTTTCAGGGTCAACTGGAACCGTTCTTCATCAATTGGCTTCAATACATAATCAACTGAACCTATTTCAAACGCCTCTACTGCATGATCGTGGTGGGCGGTAATAAAAACAATCTTAATGTTCTGGTCAATAGCCTTACTAACCTCAACACCCGAAACACTGGGCATTTGTATATCTAAAAAAACCACGTCAGGTTTTAGTATATTAATCTGTTTTATGGCAGTATCACCATCATATGCCTCACCAATAACTGTGAACCCAGTTTCATATGACAGTAATTTTTTTAAATAACTTAGTTCGATTGGGTTATCTTCTGCAATTAAAACCCTCATAATAACACTCCCACTAGCTAAAGGGGACCTGATGGTCCCCTTTAGTCTAACTTAAAAAACAATTAGAATAAGTAAAACTAATTTGGGTCTATCTTAGTAATTCCGGCGGAGATTTAGGTTGATAAATCGTTGACCAACTGGTCGGGTAAATTCCAATATAAGCTACGACACTGGCTGCACAGACTATCATACTCAATATAAATTTTTTCATTTGTCTTAAAAGCCTCCTTTCTTTTAAATAATTTGGTCGACCAACTTAAAAAACTTGGCGCCACTTTTAGTAACCGAAAACACCTGGAACAATATCCCCAACCCTGAAGCTACATAAATCTTATCCTCAAAGTGCCAGTAAACTGAAATAAGCATGTATAGACCGACTACCAAGCAGGATGCAATTTTAAGGCATAGTCTCCTTTTAGGATTGATAATCGGCTTTTCTTGTACGTCTACCGGAGCTTTGGTTATCACCACTAAAAACGAAAATACTAGTATGCCCCAATATATTTCCTGGTATGTGTATGGTAGCGCATAAGAACTGATATATATAGCGATAAAGGCAATCGCCAGGTAAGATGTCACCGAAACAATTAAACATCTGTAGAACTTAGAACAATGAACCCCTCCAGCGACTATGCGCAAAATGGCAAAGCTAAAGTAAGCAACCATAAATTCTACTAAAACCCCTAACATCCAAGGCACAATAATAAAAACAGTAAATTTTATTAAGGCACCTATTATCACCTCAATACCGTAAGATACGATAGCCATTGTTTTATCGTCCAGGTCCAACTCTTTACCAATGTAGCCAGCCACTTTTACAGACCATGAGTTTATCAAAATTTTGTCACCTGCTCTATTTAGGGATAGTTACGTTGAATGCTTTAATGCCGGGGTCATATACTATATCCCCTCTGTATTCTTTAAGAGTTTGTTTAACTAGCGCTAAACCGTAACCACGGTTTTCTCCCTTAGTTGAAAAGCCGCTATCAAATATCCGATGGGTAATTTCCTGACTAATCGGTGGGGCCGAGTCTATAACCAAAAAGCTATAGTAGTTTTTGGTTTGGTGAATTTCAAAGCGTATTTCTTTTTTTTCGATAACATCTGTCGCTTTTATAGCTTCCGTAGCATTATCAATCAGGTTGCCGAAAATGGTGGTGATCGACATTGGTTTTAAAATAAAATGTTCAAGTCGGCTGTTTACCTCAATGATTAAGTCAATACCCTGCATAAAAAGATCTTGTTTTTTGTTTTGTAATAAGGTTCTGAGGTATGGGTTATTAATAGTCAGCAACTGGCTGTTAAAACGGTAGTCGGCACCCATGCTTTTTAGATAGTTAGCGGCTTCCTCATTATTACCGACTGCAATGAGACCATATATGGCCTGGAGATGGTTGATAAAATCATGT from Desulfoscipio gibsoniae DSM 7213 encodes:
- a CDS encoding LytR/AlgR family response regulator transcription factor, translated to MRVLIAEDNPIELSYLKKLLSYETGFTVIGEAYDGDTAIKQINILKPDVVFLDIQMPSVSGVEVSKAIDQNIKIVFITAHHDHAVEAFEIGSVDYVLKPIDEERFQLTLKRLRQLCMPKKKDMLPIKVGSEIIFLDTDEILLIEKQKGLKKVTIYTNNNIYNSNISLNSLEFKLGKSGFVRIHKSFLVNINKIKKILPWGNKTYLVKLEGTSKEVFISRKYAPMVKLAINME
- a CDS encoding cyclic lactone autoinducer peptide, translated to MKKFILSMIVCAASVVAYIGIYPTSWSTIYQPKSPPELLR
- a CDS encoding accessory gene regulator ArgB-like protein — translated: MINSWSVKVAGYIGKELDLDDKTMAIVSYGIEVIIGALIKFTVFIIVPWMLGVLVEFMVAYFSFAILRIVAGGVHCSKFYRCLIVSVTSYLAIAFIAIYISSYALPYTYQEIYWGILVFSFLVVITKAPVDVQEKPIINPKRRLCLKIASCLVVGLYMLISVYWHFEDKIYVASGLGILFQVFSVTKSGAKFFKLVDQII
- a CDS encoding sensor histidine kinase; its protein translation is MVYFESNNNIHKLTVSLLAFNLLILVGARTSSYYSTQHSINELLFPLVTVINFVIALLFYLWMSRIESLQREAQLHKISLYSVEEAMRTMRSERHDFINHLQAIYGLIAVGNNEEAANYLKSMGADYRFNSQLLTINNPYLRTLLQNKKQDLFMQGIDLIIEVNSRLEHFILKPMSITTIFGNLIDNATEAIKATDVIEKKEIRFEIHQTKNYYSFLVIDSAPPISQEITHRIFDSGFSTKGENRGYGLALVKQTLKEYRGDIVYDPGIKAFNVTIPK